GACCTGTAATCCGTAGCAGAAGTGCCGTACTTCCCTCGCCCGATCGACTGGCCCTCCTTCCAGCCCATTCCACGCAATAGTGCAGCACCAAACTCTTCCACTGGTATAGCGTTGTATTGATCCAGGGTCGCTGGCTCAGGCCGCGAAGCCACATCAACTCGGAACGAGCCCGTCTCGTCGAGCCGCACAGGATAGCTCTCGTCAACTTCCCGCTTCGCACTTTCAATGACCAAGTCCGTCCGACCTTCCGTCTCGCCTTTACTCTCGCGAATGAGCGCCTGCAGGGCGATTTCGTCCTGCGTCAGCGGCTTGCGTTCATCGACGACCTGAGGTTTAAGCGGGCCCGCATCCTTCATCGCTTGGTCCTCGCCCGGTTTGGTCTCTTCGCCTTGAGAGGGTTTCGCGAAGCTAAGACCGTAAGACATGCTCGGACGGTCCGTCTCTTGGTCATTCTCAGCAGTCTCGCCTCGCCTCTCGGCTTCCTGCATCGCTTGTACCTCCTTCGGGAGGAGATTCTTTCCCCGCGTGCCTCTGTTCGCTCGCACGCGGTCGCGCCAATTGTTTTTGCTTGTTACTGGTATAACCAGCTCGCGCTTCTCCTTGTCGACTGCCCGTCCGTCTGCTGACAGAACCGTCCCGGTATGGGTGTCAAAGCCCGCGACGTCCTCGAAAGCCGGTGgggcttcctcctcgtcggatTCATCGTCATGAAGCCGGTGTGGGCGTCGCGCAAGCGTCCGACTTGGAGGCTCGGCTGCTCGCGCTGGAGGTATATTGAACGCGCTCTTTCTCGACCGTCCGTTAGACCCAGATCCAGAAAGCGACAAAGAAAACGGTTTTGATGACGGCTTGCCATCCTTGGGCGATTCTGAGGAGGACATTGTGACAACAAGCGTGGTGTCCAGACACGCAGCTAAAAAAGACAAAATGTGCTTATATAGGACAGCCCATTTATGATAATTGTAATTCGATGCAGGAAACAAAACCATACACACACGGCAATGCTGGAAGGCGTAGGGTCTGCTATGTTACGTTATTGAGGCGGTGCGGGTGGCGAGGCACCTTTTAAGCGCGCGCTTAGTCTCGTTTGTGCTGCACTATGTACAAGTGTTGAAGACACAACATGAATAGGAATTTCCCATGTGAGAGGCAGGTTCTAAAATTTAAACAAAGGTCTAACTGTTTAGCACTGCTAGCTCTTATATTTCATCATTTCCATTCCAGTGTTCACAAGTACGTCCAAGTACTACTTTCAAATACATCTTATCAGTACAGGTAGTGCAAACATCAGCAATCGCGAGGAGTCAAAGCCCGAGAGGGAGCACACATGTATACCCATGCATCCCATTACATCGGATCGGATTCATGCGCAGCTCGAGACAGCGTGGGGCCAAAAACGTGGAACTGAAGTGCCAGAGCAAGAGGCTGTCCTGGACTTTAGGAAGCTCGAGTGGTGCAATGGAGGGGGCGGGAAAGGGAGGTGTGACATTTCAATCGTCAAGCGCGGGCaggaggatggggaagagTGGGCAATAAAAGTATTCTTGGGTCAGCAAAATATGTACAAGTGAAGTAGAAAAGAAGTGTAGCGTATGGAGTAGACGACAAAACGATTGTTTGCACCAGAGAGCACGGACTTCAAGCGTCAGCCACTAGGGATCTGAGCCTGAGGGGGATGAGGACTCTTGCTTGAGCCTGGTACAGGGCCCGCCTGAGCACTTCCACTGCGCTGTGTTTGCGGTGTTGCGCTACGGCTCTGCTGGGGAAGGGCGACATTCATCGCGGGTGAGTTGCCTACTCCCATTCGATTCTGTTGAGCAGGTTGTGGGACGCGCATCATAGGCGAGAATCCTTGTGACTGAGGAACTTGCATTCCCGGGGTGCCATTCATGCCAGGTTGAGGAGACTGGAAATTGCCGTCGTGAGGAACTTGATAGTTGGCCTGGACACTAGCCATGTTACCTGCGGCTGCATTCATGGCCACCTGGGACattcgctgctgctggtactGATGTAGTCGGTCTGTGGCCAACTTGTTTACTTGCTCGGGGGGCATGTTAGGGTTACTCCTTTGAATCTGACTCTGGATGCTACTGATCGTCGGGACAACACCGCCAGATAGAAGATTGGGCTGCCCCATCCGAGGAGACGGAGTGGACACTCCTTGAGGCATGGCATTATGGAGAGATGGGCTCTGCATTCCACTCCCGGCCTGGATAGCCGCCATCATAGCTGGGTTATTCGGGGTGCCGTTGACATTGGGAAGATTCATATTCGGCGAATGAGAGCCTTGCGGTCCGAACTGCTGCTGATTGTGAAATTGTTGCTGTGCTTGCTGAGCctgaggttgttgatgttgcgGTGGCTgtggttgctgctgccgagACTGCAAGATACGCTGCTGTTCTTGCAAGCGGTTCGCTTCGCGCATAACGCGGGTGTTATCCGGAGATGTCTGCATTGGCATTCCAGGTCGACCACCCGGACCTTGTGGCATCCCGGTTTgcggcatcatcttcatcgccatcgGATTCGGAGGAATGGGGCCATTCATGGGTGGTCCACCAGCCGGCACACCTTGCATGTGAGGTCGGCCTTGGCTGACGCCCATCCCTGGCGGTATGCCATTCGGCAATGCATTGGGCATTCCATTATGCATCCCGTTAGGTGTAGCGCCAGGTATACCGGGGGTTCCAGGATTATGAGGTATACCGTTAGGGGTTCGTCCAGGTGGAGCGTTCATCATCGGCTGCTGGCTAGGTATTTGACCTGCACGCTGAGCTGCCAAATTCGCCTAGAAGAAGTCAGTGGCCGGGTCCAATATTATGGGGAATGATAGAAAGTTTTACTCTCTGCTGGGCTATCATTTGCTGACGGTATTGCTCTTGCCTCTCCTGAAGCTTCAACTCCCGATCGTATTTGAGCCGACTGAACTCGGCAGGGGACGAGATCGGAGGTTTCGGCTGGTTTGCGTCATTGACCTTCCTCAGCGAAGCAAGGTGAGAAGCTAGAAGAAATAAAGATAGAGTTTAGTATAATCCAACAATCTCAGTGACATTGAAAGCTTACCGTGTTGCTGCTTCTGAAGCATTGTCTCACGCTTCTTAGCCAGCTTTCGCATGGCATCTAGCAATGCAAGATGCTTTgaagaccttcttctgtcgACTCGCACAGGTTGCGTTGTACGCCTGCGAATCGGTGGCTGGGCTTGGCCACTGTTGTTGCCCccctgctgctgttgctgttgttgttgttgctgctgctgctgggcagCCTGCTGTTGGGCCAAGACAGTGCGTTGGGCAGTTTCTATCCTCTGGTGATATGCGCGGAAATATTGTGTTTTCGACATGTCGGCAGGCAGCCCTTCTAATCCCACCCACCGCTCGAAACATTCCCAGGGTGTCCGTCTCTCAGCGCCCGATGTAAATTGCGATGATGGAGTAAGGCAGCTGGATATCAACGACCAGTTGTATGAATACTCCTTCACAAGACGTCGCAATTCGTCGTCTTCAGCATATGTCCACTGAGAGGACTGCCTGGACTCGAAGAAACCAACGGAAGGCATAGGGTATTCAGTTGGGGGCCTGAAGGAATGACCGGGATGGATCCTATCCCGTATGGGTTTATTCTCAGGTCTGAAAAGCGCAACATTGGTCTGTTCAGGCGGCAAGTCTAGCATGCCGTGCTCCGGATTAGAATCGTATTGCGAATAATCATATCGACTACGCTTTCTGGGTGACTCAGTTTCGTGAAACTTGATCCTACCAGAAGCATATTTTGAGACGGGCAATAATTCGGTCTTCCAGGCAGAATCAGGAGGCTGCTCGAACATCGGCACATTGGCCCCAGGAGCGATCTTCACAGGTGTGTATATCGGCAGTTCATCAAGGAGTTTCTGGGCCGCAGGTGTCATGTCTAATGAGAAAGTGAACTCATCAGAGCCAAGGGAGAAGATTGCGGCGGGAGCCACAGTGTCCCGGATATCGTGACGTATCTCATCGTTGAAGCCGTCACTGACGGactcatcttctgcagacGGTATAAGATCCGGAGTAGGCTGCGAGACAACGAGCATCTCCTCAGTGGTCTCCTCTGGCGGTGAGATCATGCTGGATGCGTGggcctctttcttttcaaacTTCGAAGGTATCCTGCACGGCACACGAAGAAGGGCACGATGCTCTGGGTCACTGTTGACATACTCGGCGCACCAGTCAGCACAGCTCTTTGCCGCTGCAATCTTCCATTTCCGTTCTTCACGGTAGTCGGTACGCATCCACTTCATATGATCAAGCAGGACGTCCCAATGCGTTCCCTGTCGAGGAGGCTCAACGGAGCGCTTCAATTGGCGCAGCGGCCATCTGTTCGCATTCTGTAGGGCATAGATTCGACGTAAGGTACGGCAGTCCATCTGTTCTTGATATTCAAGGAGGTGGTTGGAAGTTGTAAGTGTCTTGTGAGCTGAAGCCAGCAGTGTGCTAAGATTCGTTCCTCGAGGAGGAGCATATGCCTTGTTCTGAAACAAGGTGAATAAATAGTCCTGCTCCTCGTTCAACCTAGCTAATTCGCCCGCATACTGGCGGACAATATCCAAAGAAtcatccttttcttgttgctgttgttgctgttgctgctgcttggggAAAACGACAGTCGACAGCTTgctcctctctttctctcgtGCTTTTCTGTCTTTCAAGCGCATCTTCGCTGCAGATTCGGGTGAGGCGCTAGCAGGAGCCCGCACCATATCAGCAGGTTTCTCAATCGCATGAGCTTTCTCAGGTTGCACGGCAGATGGTTTGGGAGTCTCGCCAAGTATCTCAGATACGGACTTGTGTCGGATGGCCCCAGATGATACACGTGTTGTCATACGTTCTGGTTGAGCAGGAAGCACAGCCGCCGCTGTTGGCTTCTTGCCAGCCGGAGTCGTTGACGCAACCACCTTAACTTCAGCGCCCACTTGAGACTGGGTCTCTTCCT
The Aspergillus fumigatus Af293 chromosome 4, whole genome shotgun sequence DNA segment above includes these coding regions:
- the spp2 gene encoding spliceosome ATPase-activating subunit SPP2 yields the protein MSSSESPKDGKPSSKPFSLSLSGSGSNGRSRKSAFNIPPARAAEPPSRTLARRPHRLHDDESDEEEAPPAFEDVAGFDTHTGTVLSADGRAVDKEKRELVIPVTSKNNWRDRVRANRGTRGKNLLPKEVQAMQEAERRGETAENDQETDRPSMSYGLSFAKPSQGEETKPGEDQAMKDAGPLKPQVVDERKPLTQDEIALQALIRESKGETEGRTDLVIESAKREVDESYPVRLDETGSFRVDVASRPEPATLDQYNAIPVEEFGAALLRGMGWKEGQSIGRGKYGTSATDYRSQSPRIPERRPGFLGIGAKDVSGGKGAEAELGAWGRAAMRKGARKAETQGGEGNTQGVYMPVLMRNKKTGEYITEEELTALKKEGKAKKGDDDWRERRDRNLEKSGRMDILVAETITTMTAIGLTDGGRVLHGETEVCHPVIDSPGGESTTMKTAAGETTVIIATEIETETGAIVSGIKIETGIGIERGVVTGAADIGMMIGIARDIHPLMRLAGTDVIETAIETLNGEDMMINVSENAGQCFGLDRT
- the eaf1 gene encoding MYB and HSA domain protein, with the translated sequence MLRDELLRSKNDEIARCLLSRKRKLSELYFATVGFAGATENAPTNALYHQKEQTFLDANDLTKGRYFNEATLPPFPDFAALIPRPEEQHSSLEITEPVVQTDDVSSVIAPKAEGAVRGIAPSFQQQEGQTAQVIEQRLVEDSLKKDDARIHQQPALATTSEIPQVANSPTTPAQPDQLPQKASFAVPDTPPTSTSHESVDASVSPALKGLPPSEVAPPRAVSNQLPSAQRKPESRPSLVLAQPSEDQPLSPASSAGPYSNNTPAPVAVSPDTSPAEEVTEGADEVALSPKRVGPVQLQPGLVPSTPDEQLQLEAAQSLQQNALASKSIGDVTTASSLSNEVIKEDVGPTPSAAADSSKETQDQTSTSVEAPEPKRPDGVVVAPEESQPPAQSIQEETQSQVGAEVKVVASTTPAGKKPTAAAVLPAQPERMTTRVSSGAIRHKSVSEILGETPKPSAVQPEKAHAIEKPADMVRAPASASPESAAKMRLKDRKAREKERSKLSTVVFPKQQQQQQQQQEKDDSLDIVRQYAGELARLNEEQDYLFTLFQNKAYAPPRGTNLSTLLASAHKTLTTSNHLLEYQEQMDCRTLRRIYALQNANRWPLRQLKRSVEPPRQGTHWDVLLDHMKWMRTDYREERKWKIAAAKSCADWCAEYVNSDPEHRALLRVPCRIPSKFEKKEAHASSMISPPEETTEEMLVVSQPTPDLIPSAEDESVSDGFNDEIRHDIRDTVAPAAIFSLGSDEFTFSLDMTPAAQKLLDELPIYTPVKIAPGANVPMFEQPPDSAWKTELLPVSKYASGRIKFHETESPRKRSRYDYSQYDSNPEHGMLDLPPEQTNVALFRPENKPIRDRIHPGHSFRPPTEYPMPSVGFFESRQSSQWTYAEDDELRRLVKEYSYNWSLISSCLTPSSQFTSGAERRTPWECFERWVGLEGLPADMSKTQYFRAYHQRIETAQRTVLAQQQAAQQQQQQQQQQQQQGGNNSGQAQPPIRRRTTQPVRVDRRRSSKHLALLDAMRKLAKKRETMLQKQQHASHLASLRKVNDANQPKPPISSPAEFSRLKYDRELKLQERQEQYRQQMIAQQRANLAAQRAGQIPSQQPMMNAPPGRTPNGIPHNPGTPGIPGATPNGMHNGMPNALPNGIPPGMGVSQGRPHMQGVPAGGPPMNGPIPPNPMAMKMMPQTGMPQGPGGRPGMPMQTSPDNTRVMREANRLQEQQRILQSRQQQPQPPQHQQPQAQQAQQQFHNQQQFGPQGSHSPNMNLPNVNGTPNNPAMMAAIQAGSGMQSPSLHNAMPQGVSTPSPRMGQPNLLSGGVVPTISSIQSQIQRSNPNMPPEQVNKLATDRLHQYQQQRMSQVAMNAAAGNMASVQANYQVPHDGNFQSPQPGMNGTPGMQVPQSQGFSPMMRVPQPAQQNRMGVGNSPAMNVALPQQSRSATPQTQRSGSAQAGPVPGSSKSPHPPQAQIPSG